A genomic stretch from Hirundo rustica isolate bHirRus1 chromosome 26, bHirRus1.pri.v3, whole genome shotgun sequence includes:
- the MEX3D gene encoding RNA-binding protein MEX3D, giving the protein MTECVPVPSSEHVAEIVGRQGCKIKALRAKTNTYIKTPVRGEEPVFIVTGRKEDVEMAKREILSAAEHFSMIRATRNKVNGLTGAMQGPPNLPGQTTIQVRVPYRVVGLVVGPKGATIKRIQQQTHTYIVTPSRDKEPVFEVTGMPENVDRAREEIEAHITMRTGSFIDVNADNDFHSNGTDVCLDLQGGAAAPWAKAPHPAQRPSAALRNDSLSSLGSGSTESFYSGRVAAASPTSPYSTFSEPPAPLGSDECDFGFDFLALDLTTPTAAIWSPFERSGNALQAFSSCSSINGSQRRNSGPATPRHSPTLPESGAAALEHPSARRIPSDPAGALAWLPAQGSLSSFSNSTGYSSSSSLPGSISAASGSPTDSSSSDGHRKSSRECMVCLESEVMAALVPCGHNLFCMECALRICGRAQPQCPACHVPATQAIHIFS; this is encoded by the exons ATGACCGAGTGCGTGCCCGTGCCCAGCTCCGAGCACGTCGCCGAGATCGTGGGCCGGCAAG GCTGCAAAATCAAAGCCCTGCGCGCCAAGACCAACACGTACATCAAGACGCCGGTCAGGGGCGAGGAGCCCGTGTTCATCGTCACGGGCAGGAAGGAGGACGTGGAGATGGCCAAGCGGGAGATCCTCTCTGCGGCCGAGCACTTCTCCATGATCCGGGCCACGCGCAACAAAGTCAACGGGCTGACGGGGGCCATGCAGGGGCCCCCCAACCTGCCGGGCCAGACCACCATCCAGGTGAGGGTCCCCTACCGCGTGGTGGGGCTGGTGGTGGGACCCAAGGGAGCCACCATCAAGCGCATCCAGCAGCAGACGCACACGTACATCGTGACGCCCAGCCGGGACAAGGAGCCCGTGTTCGAGGTGACGGGCATGCCCGAGAACGTGGACCGGGCGCGGGAGGAGATCGAGGCGCACATCACCATGAGGACAGGCTCCTTCATCGACGTCAACGCCGACAACGACTTCCACTCCAACGGCACCGACGTCTGCCTCGACCTGCAgggcggcgcggccgccccGTGGGCCAAGGCCCCCCACCCCGCCCAGCGCCCGTCGGCCGCGCTGCGCAACGACAGCctcagctccctgggcagcggCTCCACCGAGTCCTTCTACAGCGGGCGCGTGGCGGCCGCCAGCCCCACCAGCCCCTACAGCACCTTCAGcgagcccccggccccgctgggCTCCGACGAGTGCGACTTCGGCTTCGACTTCCTGGCCCTCGACCTCACCACGCCCACCGCCGCCATCTGGTCGCCCTTCGAGCGCTCGGGCAACGCCCTGCAAgccttcagcagctgctcctccatcAACGGCTCGCAGAGACGCAACAGCGGCCCGGCCACGCCGCGCCACTCGCCCACGCTGCCCGagagcggggcggcggcgctggaGCACCCCTCGGCGCGGCGCATCCCCAGCGACCCGGCCGGCGCCCTGGCCTGGCTGCCCGCCCAGGGCTCgctctcctccttctccaacAGCACCGGctactcctcctcctcctcgctgccCGGCAGCATCTCGGCCGCCTCGGGCTCGCCCACCGACTCGAGCAGCTCGGACGGGCACCGCAAGAGCTCCCGGGAGTGCATGGTGTGCCTGGAGAGCGAGGTGATGGCCGCGCTCGTGCCCTGCGGCCACAACCTCTTCTGCATGGAGTGCGCCCTGCGCATCTGCGGCCGGGCGCAGCCGCAGTGCCCCGCGTGCCACGTGCCCGCCACCCAAGCCATCCACATCTTCTCCTAG